From one Nocardioides sp. Kera G14 genomic stretch:
- the purF gene encoding amidophosphoribosyltransferase — MDVCGVFGVWAPGEEVSKLTYFGLYSLQHRGQESAGIAVSNGRQILVYKDMGLVSQVFDETTLDSLKGHMAVGHARYSTTGASTWQNAQPTFRPSSHGSIALGHNGNIVNTHELREMVDLLPSPADELEMQRSNGAGAVSTNDTSLLTELLAHHPDESVEERAMALLPQIRGAYCLVWMDEDTLYAARDPHGIRPLVLGRLDNGWVVASEDAALATIGASVVREVEPGELIVINSDGLRSRKFAQPDRKGCVFEYVYLARPDADIAGRGVHEARVEMGRQLAREFPVDADLVIPVPESGTPAATGYAEESGIPFGQGFVKNSYVGRTFIQPSQTLRQLGIRLKLNALEHMIRGKRIVVVDDSIVRGNTQRAQIRMLREAGAAEVHVRISSPPVKWPCFYGIDFATRAELIANGLEVDEIASSIGADSLGYISLQGMVDSTRQPKSSLCAACFTGEYPVPLPDESQLGKHLLEVSLQSPTMGKALPVLNNP; from the coding sequence ATCGACGTGTGCGGCGTATTCGGCGTATGGGCGCCGGGCGAAGAGGTCTCCAAGCTGACGTACTTCGGGCTCTACAGCCTGCAGCACCGTGGTCAGGAGTCCGCTGGCATCGCGGTGAGCAACGGCCGACAGATCCTCGTCTACAAGGACATGGGCCTGGTCTCCCAGGTCTTCGACGAGACCACGCTGGACTCGCTCAAGGGCCACATGGCCGTGGGTCACGCGCGCTACTCCACCACCGGAGCCAGCACCTGGCAGAACGCCCAGCCGACCTTCCGCCCGAGCTCGCACGGCTCGATCGCGCTCGGCCACAACGGCAACATCGTCAACACGCACGAGCTGCGCGAGATGGTCGACCTGCTGCCCTCGCCCGCTGACGAGCTGGAGATGCAGCGCTCCAACGGAGCCGGCGCCGTTTCCACCAACGACACCAGCCTCCTCACCGAGCTCCTCGCGCACCACCCCGACGAGTCCGTCGAGGAGCGCGCGATGGCGCTGCTCCCGCAGATCCGCGGCGCCTACTGCCTCGTCTGGATGGACGAGGACACGCTGTACGCCGCCCGAGACCCCCACGGCATCCGGCCGCTCGTCCTCGGCCGACTCGACAACGGCTGGGTCGTCGCCTCCGAGGACGCCGCCCTCGCGACCATCGGTGCCAGCGTCGTCCGCGAGGTCGAGCCCGGCGAGCTGATCGTGATCAACTCCGACGGTCTGCGCTCGCGCAAGTTCGCCCAGCCCGACCGCAAGGGCTGCGTCTTCGAGTACGTCTACCTCGCCCGCCCCGACGCGGACATCGCCGGCCGCGGCGTCCACGAGGCCCGCGTCGAGATGGGCCGCCAGCTCGCCCGTGAGTTCCCGGTCGACGCCGACCTGGTCATCCCGGTCCCTGAGTCCGGCACCCCCGCCGCCACCGGGTACGCCGAGGAGTCCGGCATCCCGTTCGGGCAGGGCTTCGTCAAGAACTCGTACGTCGGCCGCACGTTCATCCAGCCCTCGCAGACCCTCCGCCAGCTGGGCATCCGACTCAAGCTCAACGCGCTCGAGCACATGATCCGCGGCAAGCGCATCGTCGTGGTCGACGACTCGATCGTCCGCGGCAACACCCAGCGTGCCCAGATCCGGATGCTGCGCGAGGCCGGTGCCGCCGAGGTCCACGTCCGGATCTCGTCACCTCCGGTGAAGTGGCCGTGCTTCTACGGGATCGACTTCGCCACCCGGGCCGAGCTGATCGCCAACGGCCTCGAGGTCGACGAGATCGCCTCCTCGATCGGCGCCGACTCGCTGGGCTACATCTCCCTGCAGGGCATGGTCGACTCGACCCGGCAGCCGAAGTCGTCGCTGTGTGCCGCCTGCTTCACCGGCGAGTACCCCGTCCCGCTGCCCGACGAGAGCCAGCTCGGCAAGCACCTGCTCGAGGTCTCGCTCCAGTCCCCGACGATGGGCAAGGCCCTTCCCGTCCTCAACAACCCGTGA
- a CDS encoding sensor histidine kinase, translating to MPDLLPRLPATPYVTPPATSSWPDELTRMSLKVFVDGLIEFAGFGMAVVSVLREDGALHAAAVGGATPEEEGEIRTLRTPFTTVLDALRGGEQWGRFTFVSGAETEGGEDWGWIPPIDASPDPEAWHPLDVLLALLYDDAGTPIGTLSLDLPLDGRRPGQATRDLLNRYAEQASRAIVAAIERRRHTEQARLAQAARVLVNEATVSAPLEDDFESLSGRLMRLFDLTAVWITIHDRDGGPVTFLNHGRIAPIPHQLVAQRSEETGRMLWELQQTLVVSAEQRAGDVPAEVWERIQGYLDAMGAGSFMAAPIGVGDESLGQITLIRDSRTQLWSEVEQVALQEICRDLGRVLINAHLAQEQQMLARELGELDMLRSTLVRTVAHELKNPLTIIGGNLELLEMGGLEPPEADSAVTRMQAASQRMARIVDDLTTLTQASGEHALSRPNDLGLMVREACYLVNPRGQGLRLRVRTPSAPVLVAGDTGSLDRLVVNLISNAVKYTDTGGLVEVTLRTEADSAEFTVRDTGIGIPAEDQRRLFHEFFRGTNARDRPGTGLGLTIAARIVRRIGGTIEVESEVGVGSTFRVGLPLYTHPDDTHPDGQLDG from the coding sequence GTGCCCGACCTGTTGCCGCGTCTCCCGGCCACGCCCTACGTCACCCCGCCTGCGACGTCCTCCTGGCCGGACGAGCTGACCCGGATGTCGCTCAAGGTCTTCGTCGACGGGCTGATCGAGTTCGCCGGCTTCGGGATGGCCGTCGTCTCGGTGCTGCGCGAGGACGGCGCCCTGCACGCGGCCGCCGTCGGCGGTGCGACTCCCGAGGAGGAGGGCGAGATCCGGACGCTGCGGACGCCCTTCACCACCGTGCTGGACGCGCTCCGCGGCGGCGAGCAGTGGGGCCGCTTCACGTTCGTCTCGGGCGCGGAGACCGAGGGAGGTGAGGACTGGGGGTGGATCCCTCCGATCGACGCCAGCCCGGACCCCGAAGCCTGGCACCCGCTCGACGTCCTGCTCGCCCTTCTGTACGACGACGCCGGCACACCGATCGGCACCCTCAGCCTCGACCTTCCGCTCGACGGGCGGCGTCCGGGGCAGGCGACGCGGGACCTGCTCAACCGCTATGCGGAGCAGGCGAGCCGGGCGATCGTGGCGGCCATCGAGCGCCGCCGGCACACCGAGCAGGCGCGTCTCGCGCAGGCCGCGCGGGTGCTGGTCAACGAGGCGACCGTCAGCGCTCCGCTCGAGGACGACTTCGAGTCGCTGTCGGGGCGACTGATGCGCCTCTTCGACCTCACCGCCGTGTGGATCACCATCCACGACCGTGACGGCGGTCCGGTGACGTTCCTGAACCACGGGCGGATCGCCCCGATCCCCCACCAGTTGGTCGCGCAGCGCTCCGAGGAGACCGGGCGGATGCTGTGGGAGCTCCAGCAGACACTGGTCGTCTCCGCGGAGCAGCGGGCCGGCGACGTACCGGCGGAGGTGTGGGAGCGGATCCAGGGCTATCTCGACGCGATGGGCGCCGGGTCGTTCATGGCGGCGCCGATCGGGGTCGGGGACGAGTCGCTCGGGCAGATCACGCTGATCCGGGACAGTCGCACGCAGCTGTGGTCGGAGGTCGAGCAGGTCGCGCTGCAGGAGATCTGTCGCGATCTCGGCCGGGTGCTGATCAACGCCCACCTCGCGCAGGAGCAGCAGATGCTCGCCCGGGAGCTCGGTGAGCTCGACATGCTCCGCTCGACACTGGTCCGGACGGTCGCGCACGAGCTGAAGAACCCGCTGACGATCATCGGCGGTAACCTCGAGCTGCTCGAGATGGGCGGGCTCGAGCCCCCCGAGGCCGACTCCGCGGTGACGCGGATGCAGGCGGCGAGCCAGCGGATGGCCCGGATCGTCGATGACCTGACCACCCTCACCCAGGCCTCCGGTGAGCACGCCCTCTCCCGGCCGAACGACCTCGGCCTGATGGTGCGCGAGGCGTGCTACCTCGTGAACCCGCGCGGGCAGGGCCTGCGGCTGCGCGTCAGGACGCCCTCCGCGCCGGTGCTGGTGGCCGGGGACACCGGCTCGCTCGACCGGCTGGTGGTCAACCTGATCAGCAACGCGGTGAAGTACACCGACACCGGTGGTCTGGTCGAGGTCACGCTGCGGACCGAGGCCGACTCGGCCGAGTTCACCGTGCGCGACACCGGGATCGGCATCCCGGCCGAGGACCAGAGGCGGCTCTTCCACGAGTTCTTCCGCGGGACCAACGCGCGTGATCGCCCCGGCACCGGTCTCGGGCTGACGATCGCGGCACGCATCGTCCGCCGGATCGGCGGCACGATCGAGGTCGAGTCGGAGGTCGGCGTCGGCAGCACCTTCCGGGTCGGGCTGCCGCTGTACACGCATCCCGATGACACCCACCCCGACGGGCAGCTCGATGGTTGA
- a CDS encoding sensor histidine kinase, with the protein MTPTPTGSSMVDRHPLLKVHTGLLPFLQFTADAVAELLGFQQCVISLRDGDRMVVMATAGDPPDDGLGLRPLELPLWDESHETVGMLTAVMPAGTPTPAQVDLVRRYAAQAGTAIRVSLGLRDDLRQIRVSDNSRAAVRALANADDLDAEWPRVLSQVAEAYEADEVFVHSVRADGGWRIATTHAAAIDVPAALDHLTARGRAAWARGEVQVISPATVAAAGFGGDVEALILSWFERGGVGSVLLVPIGAGEELLGTLVISRRAGAHEWSETELQGATALGADLGLVILTRRTLDQQAKFVAELQAIDAYQDQLVSTVTTMLRAPLGRIQSQLETLPVTPDADEVSGIDQDVQEMNQLVDDLLFFSRVTDPRRSREVETVNLTSVARRAVDLIAPMAERDGLALTVRVHGVDPLVSGDESELTRMLLNVVSNAVRFTPAGSAAVTVARGAAEAEITIRDTGIGIPVEDQSRVFDEFHRGGNALGLPGSGLGLPIASRIAARHGGRVMLASELGVGTTVRINLPLAP; encoded by the coding sequence ATGACACCCACCCCGACGGGCAGCTCGATGGTTGACCGGCATCCGCTGCTGAAGGTCCACACCGGACTGCTGCCGTTCCTCCAGTTCACCGCGGATGCGGTGGCGGAACTGCTCGGTTTCCAGCAGTGCGTCATCAGCCTGCGCGACGGCGACCGCATGGTCGTGATGGCCACGGCGGGTGATCCGCCCGACGACGGGCTCGGGCTTCGCCCGCTCGAGCTCCCGCTGTGGGACGAGTCGCACGAGACGGTCGGCATGCTCACCGCCGTGATGCCTGCCGGAACGCCGACCCCCGCCCAGGTCGACCTGGTCCGCCGATACGCCGCCCAGGCCGGGACGGCCATCCGCGTCTCGTTGGGCCTACGGGACGACCTGCGGCAGATCCGGGTGTCGGACAACAGCCGCGCCGCCGTACGGGCCCTCGCCAACGCTGACGACCTGGATGCGGAGTGGCCGCGGGTGCTGAGCCAGGTCGCGGAGGCCTACGAGGCGGACGAGGTCTTCGTGCACAGCGTGAGGGCGGACGGCGGGTGGCGGATCGCCACGACCCATGCCGCGGCGATCGACGTGCCGGCGGCCCTCGACCACCTGACGGCCCGCGGGCGAGCTGCCTGGGCGCGCGGGGAGGTGCAGGTCATCAGCCCGGCGACCGTAGCCGCAGCGGGCTTCGGCGGCGACGTCGAGGCGCTGATCCTGAGCTGGTTCGAACGGGGCGGGGTGGGCTCGGTCCTGCTCGTCCCCATCGGCGCCGGTGAGGAGCTCCTCGGCACTCTCGTGATCAGCCGACGCGCGGGCGCCCACGAGTGGAGCGAGACCGAGCTGCAGGGGGCGACCGCCCTGGGGGCCGACCTCGGCCTCGTCATCCTCACCCGGCGGACACTCGATCAGCAGGCGAAGTTCGTCGCCGAACTACAGGCGATCGACGCCTATCAGGACCAGCTGGTGAGCACGGTGACGACGATGCTCCGCGCACCGCTCGGCCGGATCCAGAGCCAGCTCGAGACGCTCCCGGTCACGCCGGATGCCGACGAGGTCTCCGGCATCGACCAGGACGTGCAGGAGATGAACCAGCTCGTCGACGATCTGCTCTTCTTCTCCCGCGTCACCGACCCTCGGCGTTCGCGCGAGGTCGAGACGGTCAACCTCACCTCCGTCGCGCGGCGGGCCGTCGACCTGATCGCCCCGATGGCCGAGCGCGACGGGCTCGCCCTGACCGTGCGCGTGCACGGCGTCGATCCCCTGGTGAGCGGCGACGAGTCCGAGTTGACCCGGATGCTGCTCAACGTCGTCTCCAACGCCGTGCGCTTCACTCCTGCCGGTTCGGCGGCCGTCACCGTCGCCCGCGGTGCGGCGGAGGCCGAGATCACGATCCGCGACACCGGCATCGGGATTCCGGTCGAGGACCAGTCGCGTGTCTTCGACGAGTTCCACCGAGGCGGCAACGCCCTGGGCCTGCCTGGCTCCGGGCTCGGCCTGCCGATCGCCTCGCGCATCGCCGCGCGTCACGGCGGCCGGGTGATGCTCGCCTCCGAGCTCGGCGTGGGCACCACCGTGCGGATCAACCTGCCGCTCGCGCCCTGA
- a CDS encoding sterol carrier family protein yields MPARLKPADPGAVTEALTRFRADAAERADLKLLTKHFLALLESRAPGRSVEVRVPPYAAIQCIEGVRHTRGTPPAVIETDAITWIRVATGELDWSDTGPAVRASGERTDLSAYLPLS; encoded by the coding sequence GTGCCTGCCCGCCTCAAGCCCGCCGATCCGGGGGCCGTCACGGAGGCCCTCACCCGCTTCCGCGCCGACGCTGCGGAGAGGGCCGATCTCAAGCTGCTGACCAAGCACTTCCTCGCCCTCCTCGAGTCCCGCGCACCCGGCCGTAGCGTCGAGGTCCGCGTCCCCCCGTACGCCGCCATCCAGTGCATCGAGGGGGTCAGGCACACGCGTGGCACCCCTCCGGCGGTCATCGAGACCGATGCGATCACGTGGATCCGCGTTGCCACCGGCGAGCTGGACTGGTCCGACACCGGCCCCGCGGTGCGGGCCAGCGGTGAGCGCACCGACCTGTCGGCGTACCTGCCCCTGAGCTGA
- a CDS encoding dipeptidase has product MLSTDELKSRIQAALPGVLEDLKALVRIQSVSADPERLTEVEKSASATLELFRAEGVEARIVRAFDGAPPAIIGSKQGPAGAPTVLLYAHHDVQPENDPADWDSAPFEPTERDGRLYGRGAADDKAGVLTHVAALRVLGDDLPVTVRLFIEGEEEVASATLPQLLAQYQEELRADVIVIADSGNWDIGVPALTTSLRGLIRVDVSVSTLDHAVHSGMWGGLAPDGLMALVRLLNSLWNEDGSPAVSGLVSGPAAPVDYPEERLRAESGALPGLEWIGTGSAVERMWTQPAITVTGLDAPKVAGASNTLVPSARARVTIRIAPGDTSANAVAALQAHLEKHLPWGASLSTTVVDAGEPIALKAEGPAYDAARSAFTEAWDGTAPIDMGVGGSIPFIAEFLEAFPEASVLVTGVEDPDTRAHGPNEGLHLAEFERVLLAEALLLRNLGS; this is encoded by the coding sequence ATGCTGAGCACCGACGAGCTGAAGTCCCGCATCCAGGCCGCTCTGCCGGGAGTCCTCGAGGACCTCAAGGCGCTGGTGCGGATCCAGTCCGTCTCAGCCGACCCCGAGCGGCTGACCGAGGTCGAGAAGTCGGCCTCAGCCACCCTCGAGCTCTTCCGCGCCGAGGGTGTGGAGGCCCGGATCGTGCGTGCCTTCGACGGCGCCCCGCCGGCAATCATCGGCTCCAAGCAGGGCCCCGCCGGCGCCCCGACGGTGCTGCTCTACGCCCACCACGACGTCCAGCCGGAGAACGACCCGGCCGACTGGGACTCCGCCCCCTTCGAGCCGACCGAGCGCGACGGGCGGCTCTACGGCCGCGGTGCCGCCGACGACAAGGCAGGCGTCCTCACCCACGTCGCTGCACTGCGGGTCCTGGGTGACGACCTGCCCGTGACCGTGCGGCTCTTCATCGAGGGCGAGGAGGAGGTCGCCTCGGCGACACTCCCCCAGCTGCTCGCGCAGTACCAGGAGGAGCTGCGCGCCGACGTCATCGTGATCGCCGACTCCGGCAACTGGGACATCGGCGTGCCCGCCCTCACCACCTCGCTCCGTGGCCTGATCCGCGTCGATGTCTCGGTCTCCACCCTGGACCACGCCGTGCACTCCGGCATGTGGGGCGGTCTCGCGCCCGACGGCCTCATGGCTCTCGTCCGACTCCTCAATTCGCTGTGGAACGAGGACGGCTCGCCCGCCGTCTCCGGGCTCGTGTCGGGCCCGGCCGCGCCGGTCGACTATCCCGAGGAGCGGCTGCGGGCGGAGTCCGGTGCGCTGCCCGGCCTGGAGTGGATCGGCACCGGCTCGGCGGTCGAGCGGATGTGGACCCAGCCGGCCATCACGGTCACCGGCCTCGACGCCCCGAAGGTCGCTGGTGCGTCCAACACGCTCGTCCCCTCCGCACGAGCCCGCGTGACGATCCGGATCGCGCCGGGCGACACGTCGGCCAACGCGGTGGCTGCGCTCCAGGCCCATCTGGAGAAGCACCTGCCGTGGGGCGCCTCGCTCTCCACCACCGTCGTCGACGCGGGCGAGCCGATCGCGCTGAAGGCCGAGGGGCCAGCGTACGACGCCGCGCGCTCCGCCTTCACCGAGGCCTGGGACGGCACGGCCCCGATCGACATGGGCGTCGGCGGCTCGATCCCGTTCATCGCGGAGTTCCTCGAGGCGTTCCCAGAGGCGTCGGTCCTCGTCACCGGCGTCGAGGACCCCGACACCCGTGCCCACGGCCCGAACGAGGGCCTGCACCTCGCGGAGTTCGAGCGGGTGCTGCTCGCCGAAGCGCTGCTGCTGCGCAACCTCGGCTCCTGA
- a CDS encoding winged helix-turn-helix domain-containing protein, translating into MTTYDDPRILRAIAHPTRNRILAELGAAGTSRAADLAQALDIPANQASFHLRQLAKYGLVEEAPEEARDRRDRVWRLADESGISFRTKDVLSQPGGAAAVEVFRRSASARGHMLVESAYADTEEKDVERVITEEAVRLTVEEMMTMTRELADLVEAWRRRARETDAERSTYSVYQLIQPYPDVLADVPEPTRVQGFSTPE; encoded by the coding sequence GTGACGACGTACGACGACCCGCGCATCCTCCGCGCGATCGCGCACCCGACCCGCAACCGCATCCTCGCGGAGCTCGGTGCAGCCGGGACGAGTCGCGCCGCCGACCTCGCGCAGGCCCTCGACATCCCCGCCAACCAGGCCAGCTTCCACCTCCGGCAACTGGCGAAGTACGGACTCGTCGAGGAGGCCCCTGAGGAGGCGCGCGACAGGCGCGACCGGGTCTGGCGCCTGGCCGACGAGTCCGGCATCAGCTTCCGCACGAAGGACGTGCTCAGCCAGCCTGGCGGTGCGGCTGCGGTGGAGGTCTTCCGCCGCAGCGCGAGTGCCCGTGGTCACATGCTGGTCGAGTCGGCCTACGCGGACACCGAGGAGAAGGACGTCGAGCGGGTCATCACGGAGGAGGCCGTCCGGCTCACCGTCGAGGAGATGATGACGATGACCCGCGAGCTCGCCGACCTCGTGGAGGCGTGGCGGCGCCGGGCCCGCGAGACGGACGCCGAGCGGTCGACGTACTCCGTCTACCAGCTCATCCAGCCCTATCCCGATGTCCTGGCGGACGTCCCGGAGCCGACGCGCGTCCAGGGCTTCAGCACGCCGGAGTGA
- a CDS encoding MFS transporter, translated as MAGFRELARNHDFSVLWIGQTVSELGARMSSFVFPIIGFALTGSAFWAASVEAVHLLGIVGMLLPGGLWADRLDRARLMRTSTLLGFAAYASVTVAGVSGHLTTPHLLVAALAAGVATGLFEPAESSAIRSLVSDEELPTAYSQMQAREHIASLLGGPIGGVLYGVARWLPFLADALSYAFMWVLLHRLRTPLPGLATGTSGPLQDVAEGLRFSWSTPFFRVLMVWAPLMNLVANAVALLAILRLVQAGTAPATIALVEVAAGVAGILGAVIAPWLIERIPTGMLSVVLAWFSVPLLVPLAFWNSPIVVGAMLVLVLLVNPAGNAGIGAYRTAITPRELLGRTRSAMQFVSMSAMPLAPLVAGGLLTHFGGRDSVLVMALLLVGVALIPTLSTSVRSVPRPAVWRVERMAA; from the coding sequence ATGGCCGGTTTCCGGGAGCTCGCTCGCAACCACGACTTCAGCGTGCTCTGGATCGGGCAGACGGTCTCCGAGCTCGGGGCGCGGATGAGCAGCTTCGTCTTCCCGATCATCGGTTTCGCGCTGACCGGCAGCGCCTTCTGGGCGGCGAGCGTGGAGGCGGTCCATCTCCTCGGCATCGTCGGCATGCTGCTGCCCGGTGGTCTCTGGGCCGACCGCCTCGATCGCGCACGGCTGATGCGGACCTCCACCCTGCTGGGCTTTGCGGCGTACGCCTCGGTGACCGTCGCAGGAGTCTCGGGTCACCTCACCACGCCGCACCTGCTCGTCGCCGCACTGGCGGCGGGCGTGGCGACCGGCCTGTTCGAGCCCGCTGAGTCCTCGGCGATCCGATCGCTCGTCAGCGATGAGGAGTTGCCGACGGCGTACAGCCAGATGCAGGCGCGCGAGCACATCGCCTCCCTGCTCGGCGGTCCGATCGGAGGGGTGCTCTACGGCGTCGCCCGGTGGCTGCCGTTCCTCGCCGACGCGCTCTCCTACGCCTTCATGTGGGTGCTGCTGCACCGGCTGCGGACTCCCCTGCCGGGCCTCGCCACAGGAACCTCGGGGCCGCTGCAGGACGTCGCCGAGGGGCTGCGCTTCAGCTGGTCGACGCCGTTCTTCCGCGTCCTCATGGTGTGGGCGCCGCTGATGAACCTGGTCGCCAACGCCGTTGCCCTGCTGGCGATCCTCCGTCTCGTGCAGGCCGGGACGGCGCCTGCGACCATCGCGCTCGTCGAGGTTGCGGCGGGGGTCGCCGGCATCCTCGGTGCGGTCATCGCGCCGTGGCTGATCGAGCGGATCCCGACGGGGATGCTCTCCGTCGTGCTCGCGTGGTTCTCGGTGCCGCTGCTCGTGCCGCTGGCCTTCTGGAACTCGCCGATCGTCGTCGGGGCCATGCTCGTGCTGGTGCTGCTGGTGAACCCCGCCGGCAATGCCGGGATCGGTGCCTACCGGACCGCGATCACGCCACGCGAGCTGCTCGGGCGGACGCGGTCGGCGATGCAGTTCGTCTCGATGTCCGCGATGCCGCTCGCGCCCCTGGTTGCCGGTGGGCTGTTGACGCACTTCGGCGGACGGGACTCGGTGCTGGTGATGGCGCTGCTGCTCGTCGGGGTCGCCCTCATCCCCACCCTGTCGACCTCCGTGAGGTCGGTGCCGCGGCCGGCGGTCTGGCGCGTCGAAAGGATGGCGGCCTAG
- a CDS encoding VOC family protein translates to MATKLNPYLSFTNTARDAMEFYKSIFGGELNVFTFGDMGAEDETATLVMHASLVTPSGYTLFASDTPPGMTTTPGSNITISLSGPLADEAELRGYWDALAADGTVHMTLEKQVWGDIFGQLVDQYGIPWMVNIGQE, encoded by the coding sequence ATGGCCACGAAACTGAACCCGTACCTCTCCTTCACCAACACCGCGCGCGACGCGATGGAGTTCTACAAGTCCATCTTCGGCGGCGAGCTCAACGTCTTCACCTTCGGCGACATGGGCGCCGAGGACGAGACCGCGACCCTCGTCATGCACGCCTCGCTCGTCACGCCGAGCGGCTACACGCTCTTCGCCTCCGACACCCCGCCGGGCATGACGACCACGCCCGGCTCCAACATCACCATCTCGCTCTCCGGCCCACTCGCCGACGAGGCGGAGCTCCGCGGCTACTGGGACGCACTCGCCGCCGACGGCACCGTGCACATGACGCTGGAGAAGCAGGTCTGGGGTGACATCTTCGGCCAGCTCGTGGACCAGTACGGCATCCCGTGGATGGTCAACATCGGCCAGGAGTGA